The following is a genomic window from Methanomassiliicoccales archaeon.
AGTTGTATCGCTACTGGTGAGAAATCTGAATATGTGATAAGGGTCATTGGGGGCCCTGGAGAGGAACCTGGAGGAAATTTTAGTTTTACGGCGAAATTAATCGGACCATCACCGGCAGAGGCAAAGGTCATCCCTACCAATGGAAAATCGCCAACTGGTCTTTTTAGAGTCAATGTGACCGCGCCCCCGAAAGCTCAGGACATGGTTCTGCGCATAAATGTCTCTTCAGTTTCTGCCAACGGGACGCTTGTCGAGAAGGTCACGAAAGACTTTCCGATAAAGGTTCTCGTTCCAGTTGTCATCACAGCAACTGTGGTGAACGACGGGAACATGTCAGTAAAGAATATCCCCGTTGCGATTTATGCAGATGGGTCGAAGATTTATGAAACAACGATAAACCTCGATCCGAAGACATCAAAGACAATTGTTTATAACTGGACCGACCCCTACATGAAGCCCGGGGAGCACGTCATCACGGTGTCAATTGATCCAGGAAATTCTCTTGTCAAACTCGATACCGGTGGCACCACATTTACGGCGACAATTTTCGTTGGAAAGACCGACTATGGGCTTGTCAACGCGCTGCTCGTTGGTATCCTCCTTTTATCAATATTTTCGAGCTATTTGGTATACCGGCGTCCGAAGAGAAGAAGGATGAAGCGTTAAACCTAGACTTTATGCGTTTTCTCATCACATGTGGTTGATCGAATTTTTATCACGTTCTAGAGCTGTCCCAAATCATGAAAAAATCTGCCGAAACGACTGCAAATTTGAGACGATTTATATATGCGATTCATGATAGGGCGAGTTCATGGGTGAAAATCTCATCGAGATCACGGATGGCAATTTTGAACAGATCAGAAAGGAGAATTCCAAGCTCATCGTTGATTGCTGGGCCGAGTGGTGCGGTCCTTGCAGAATGCTCGCTCCGATTTTTGAGAAACTTGCAGCCGAGTATTCGGGAAAGATCGTCTTCGGCAAAATGAACACCGATCAAAATCCCGAGCTCGTGAGACGATTCAGGATCATGGCGATTCCAACATTACTCTTCTTCAAGGATGGGGAAGTCGTAGATCAAATTGTTGGCGTCGTACCGAAAGAGAAAATTACGGAGGCAATAAAGAGGAATTTCTGAAATCGATGTGATTGATTCCCTTTATCACATTCTTCAGAATGTCTCTCCTAGCTCTCCTCGATCTACGACATTTCCTCAACTTCATCGGGTGTCCAGATGCCTTTGAAAATCCTCTAATTTCTCCTGAAGACGTTTGGAACTCACCGCAACAGCGACCTCTCCTCTCGTCTTTTCGAGTAGCGATCGTGCGACGTCTTGCTTCCTCCTTATCGGAACAATCGCATCTGGATAATCGAAGCGCATGAGAACGAGAAACAGATCCTCCATCATATCGAGGTATTTCACCGCCTTCTCTGTCTCATCTTTTCTCAGTGCCTCGAGTGCGAAGCGTCGCAGTTCGCCAATAACATCGGCGAGACCGAGAAGATAGGAAGTCGATGTGATGTTCAGCTCTTCGGGATCTGGAATGGCCTCGTCATTGACTATCGCCATAAGTATTGAAGCTTCGGCCATTTCGGCCATCGCATCTTCAACTAGACCTGAGTTCCAAATATCGGGGTGATCTTCGAGGAGACTCCTCAGGCGGTGAACCTCCTCCTTCGCTTCAGCCAATGCCTCTTTGACATCCTCCCGCCTATGAATAGAATGGACGATGCCAGTCGAAATTCTGATGATCGCCCTTGATGATTTAATCGCTACTTCCCTTACAGCGTCTTTTTCATCGAGCTTATACTGTATTCGATCGGCAATCTCTTCCAGATTCTTCATATTCCAGAAATGGGCGACATCGTTTAAATACGATTATGTTTGGTTGCGTAACTTGTTCATGTGTTCGATCCTTTTCTGAATGAGCTCTTTTTTTCCGATGTCATGGCGCACATAGATAGCTTCACCGGAAATGTGCTTCAGGCCGCGCTCACATTGCGCTTCAGCCCCTCCTACGGTGTCATCTATACCCACAACTGCAATTGCCCTTGAGGTCGTCGTTGTGATCACGCCATTGTCCTCGTTGACAGACGCGTAAAATAATTGAGCGC
Proteins encoded in this region:
- a CDS encoding CARDB domain-containing protein codes for the protein MSILVLLIYPLTSISAASYDPIYVSVDGRSCIATGEKSEYVIRVIGGPGEEPGGNFSFTAKLIGPSPAEAKVIPTNGKSPTGLFRVNVTAPPKAQDMVLRINVSSVSANGTLVEKVTKDFPIKVLVPVVITATVVNDGNMSVKNIPVAIYADGSKIYETTINLDPKTSKTIVYNWTDPYMKPGEHVITVSIDPGNSLVKLDTGGTTFTATIFVGKTDYGLVNALLVGILLLSIFSSYLVYRRPKRRRMKR
- the trxA gene encoding thioredoxin, with protein sequence MGENLIEITDGNFEQIRKENSKLIVDCWAEWCGPCRMLAPIFEKLAAEYSGKIVFGKMNTDQNPELVRRFRIMAIPTLLFFKDGEVVDQIVGVVPKEKITEAIKRNF